One Gossypium raimondii isolate GPD5lz chromosome 3, ASM2569854v1, whole genome shotgun sequence genomic window carries:
- the LOC105796512 gene encoding protein GAMETE CELL DEFECTIVE 1, mitochondrial isoform X1 — MHNLRHLISRLSSTKKPISLQFEPFQALGSRAFSSTSDGSDNLGWGTASSWSSRLTKDHFDGTITPQAGTGDADQSIQLMDIENVSDAVKKWNADDKKFKEFTDGWEDRLLETSVLLKQVLEPGARGSYLKDSEKAEMYRLHKENPEVYTVEKLAKDYRIMRQRVEAILWLKKDEEELEKKNALPLDDSVEMLLDNCPEFLNAHDREFHVASLPYKPEFKVMPEGWDGTTKDLDEYHYEISKKEDDMLYEEFVQRFNFNKMKMAGEVKRHKYSRRRPTEGWNFTVEKMGAKGKRGGGGGWKFVSLPDGSSRPLNEMEKMYVRRETPRRRRRILP; from the exons ATGCATAATCTTCGCCACCTGATATCCCGTCTTTCATCCACAAAGAAACCTATATCCCTTCAATTCGAGCCATTTCAAGCTTTGGGTTCACGCGCTTTTTCCTCAACATCAGATGGTTCCGATAATCTAGGCTGGGGCACTGCTTCCTCGTGGTCCAGTCGCTTGACCAAGGACCATTTCGACGGAACCATAACTCCCCAAGCTGGTACTGGAGATGCCGATCAATCCATACAGCTTATGGATATTGAAAATGTATCTGATGCGGTGAAAAAATGGAATGCCGACGACAAGAAGTTCAAGGAGTTCACTGATGGATGGGAAGATCGACTGCTTGAAACAAGTGTTTTGTTGAAACAAGTGCTTGAACCTGGTGCTAGAGGGTCTTATCTTAAAGACTCTGAAAAGGCTGAAATGTATCGTTTGCATAAAGAGAACCCTGAGGTTTATACTGTTGAGAAATTGGCCAAGGATTATAGGATTATGAGACAGAGAGTGGAAGCTATTCTTTGGCTtaagaaagatgaagaagaattGGAGAAAAAAAATGCTCTTCCTCTTGATGACTCTGTTGAGATGCTTCTTGACAATTGCCCTGA ATTTTTAAATGCCCACGATCGGGAATTTCATGTAGCATCCCTTCCTTACAAACCTGAGTTCAAAGTTATGCCTGAAGGTTGGGATGGCACCACCAAGGATCTGGATGAATATCATTATGAGATCTCCAAAAAAGAGGATGACATGCTGTATGAAGAATTTGTTCAGAGGTTTAACTTTAATAAAATGAAG ATGGCCGGTGAAGTGAAGCGACACAAGTATAGTAGGAGGCGCCCCACAGAAGGTTGGAACTTCACAGTGGAGAAAATGGGAGCAAAAGGGAAGCGCGGAGGTGGTGGCGGGTGGAAGTTTGTAAGTTTACCAGATGGATCAAGTCGACCACTCAACGAAATGGAGAAAATGTACGTAAGACGAGAGACACCACGCCGAAGACGTAGAATTCTCCCATGA
- the LOC105796514 gene encoding actin-related protein 2/3 complex subunit 4 isoform X1, with the protein MASTLRLYLTCIRNTLEAAMCLQNFPCQEVERHNKPEVELKTSPELLLNPVLICRNEAEKCLIETSINSLRISLKVKQADELENILAKKFLRFLSMRAEAFQVLRRKPVQGYDISFLITNYHCEELQKQKLIDFIVQFMEDIDKEISELKMSVSTRGRLVATEFLKQF; encoded by the exons ATG gcaaGCACATTGAGGCTGTATTTGACTTGCATAAGGAACACGCTTGAGGCTGCTATGTGTCTCCAG AATTTTCCTTGTCAAGAAGTTGAGAGGCACAATAAGCCAGAAGTTGAACTAAA gACAAGCCCAGAACTTCTGCTAAATCCT GTTTTGATATGCCGAAATGAGGCTGAGAAATGCTTAATAGAAACATCTATCAACTCACTACGGATAAGCCTCAag GTAAAACAAGCAGATGAACTGGAAAACATACTAGCTAAAAAGTTCCTTAGATTTTTGTCTATGAGGGCAGAAGCATTTCAAGTTTTGAGAAGAAAACCAGTACAG GGTTATGATATCAGTTTCCTTATCACAAACTACCACTGTGAAGAGCTGCAGAAACAGAAGCTCATTGATTTTATTGTGCAATTCATGGAG GATATCGATAAAGAGATAAGCGAATTGAAAATGTCGGTGAGTACGCGAGGGAGGTTGGTGGCTACGGAGTTTTTAAAGCAATTCTAA
- the LOC105796511 gene encoding thaumatin-like protein 1 encodes MSTHCPILPSFFLIFLSFFCYTSYAYTFTVTNNCPYTIWPGTLSGAGTPQLSTTGFQLDSGQSVRIPSVPAGWSGRIWGRTGCLFDAAGVGLCQTGDCGGKLACNGNGATPPASLFEITFGVGNLQDFYDVSFVDGYNLPLVAAPRGVYGACNATGCAYDLNMGCPKELQVVGGDGEGSGRVVGCKSACEAFRQDQYCCSGEFANPTTCRPSFYSSVFKKACPKAYSYAYDDASSTFTCKALDYLIIFCPNSQSHRANRTNGGFTPPSNDDGTEGKVQIVSNSSNLPFPFPILILLLLVNLFF; translated from the exons ATGTCAACTCATTGTCCCATTTTGCCTAGTTTCTTCCTCATTTTCCTCTCATTCTTTTGTTACACCTCATATGCTTACACTTTCACTGTAACAAACAACTGCCCTTACACGATATGGCCTGGAACGCTGTCTGGTGCAGGGACACCACAGCTTTCAACGACAGGGTTCCAGTTAGATTCAGGCCAAAGTGTGAGGATCCCATCGGTTCCTGCAGGTTGGTCTGGTCGGATATGGGGTCGGACAGGGTGCTTGTTCGATGCCGCCGGTGTCGGGCTTTGTCAAACCGGGGATTGCGGGGGGAAACTTGCATGTAATGGAAATGGTGCAACTCCACCGGCATCGTTGTTTGAAATAACATTTGGGGTTGGGAATCTACAAGATTTTTACGATGTTAGCTTTGTTGATGGTTATAATTTGCCGCTTGTTGCTGCTCCTCGTGGTGTTTATGGTGCATGTAATGCTACTGGATGTGCTTATGATCTTAATATGG GTTGCCCTAAAGAGCTACAAGTAGTGGGAGGTGATGGGGAAGGGTCAGGGAGAGTAGTGGGATGCAAAAGTGCATGTGAGGCATTTAGACAAGATCAATATTGTTGCAGTGGGGAATTTGCAAACCCAACAACATGCAGGCCTTCCTTTTATTCTTCAGTTTTCAAGAAAGCTTGCCCCAAGGCCTATAGCTATGCTTATGATGATGCTAGCAGCACTTTCACTTGCAAGGCCCTTGATTATCTCATCATTTTCTGCCCTAATTCTCAATCTCATAG GGCAAATAGAACAAATGGTGGGTTTACACCACCATCCAACGATGATGGTACCGAAGGCAAAGTGCAGATAGTTTCCAACTCATCAAATCTACCATTTCCCTTTCCAATCCTCATCCTTCTTCTACTTGTCAATTTGTTCTTTTAA
- the LOC105796515 gene encoding uncharacterized protein At4g04980 encodes MAPKRSIGVPPPPPPSVPAGRLLSRQQSVGKLKKSSIMSSLFRELKTKLEGSRLQIKLSSRTKKQFGGSAGGKEGLAVFLRELTKRSPFFQQIEEDAQNHAKTILELKAAINSFQTKDMTELIKFQQHMEAILEVLTDENQVLAKFEDFPIKKLETIRAAAALYSKSNLVVSNLKNWEVKSPAAQLLNKFDCYFTKVKEELDAFERTKDEESRNFKSHGIDFDFNIFVTIKELMVDVSSNCMELVLKEWGETKGANDAEKKANKNLLWRAFKLAFRVYSFAGGNDERADKLAKELANEVLCCSSSPPKP; translated from the exons ATGGCACCTAAAAGGAGCATTGGAGTGCCGCCGCCACCGCCACCATCCGTCCCTGCCGGAAGATTGTTAAGTCGACAACAATCCGTGGGTAAATTGAAGAAATCAAGCATAATGAGTAGTCTGTTTAGAGAATTGAAAACAAAGTTGGAAGGGTCAAGATTGCAAATTAAGTTGTCTAGTAGGACCAAGAAGCAATTTGGAGGTTCTGCTGGTGGTAAAGAAGGATTGGCTGTTTTTTTACGAGAGCTAACAAAAAG ATCACCATTCTTCCAACAAATTGAAGAAGATGCTCAAAACCATGCCAAGACGATATTGGAATTAAAAGCAGCCATCAATTCTTTTCAAACAAAGGACATGACTGAACTCATTAAGTTCCAACAACATATGGAAGCCATTCTTGAAGTTCTAACCGATGAAAATCAG GTGCTTGCAAAGTTTGAAGATTTCCCTATCAAGAAATTGGAAACAATAAGGGCAGCTGCAGCATTGTACTCTAAATCAAACTTGGTTGTTTCCAACTTAAAGAATTGGGAAGTGAAATCACCTGCTGCACAACTGTTGAACAAATTTGATTGCTATTTCACCAAG GTTAAAGAAGAATTGGATGCATTTGAAAGGACAAAGGATGAGGAATCAAGGAACTTCAAGAGCCATGGGATTGATTTTGACTTCAATATCTTTGTTACTATCAAAGAGTTGATGGTGGATGTTTCTTCCAACTGCATGGAGCTTGTCCTTAAG GAATGGGGAGAAACAAAAGGTGCAAATGATGCAGAaaagaaagcaaataaaaactTGCTGTGGAGAGCTTTTAAATTGGCATTTAGGGTTTACTCATTTGCTGGTGGGAACGATGAACGTGCCGACAAGTTGGCTAAAGAATTGGCTAATGAAGTTTTGTGTTGTTCTTCTTCACCTCCCAAGCCCTAA
- the LOC105796512 gene encoding protein GAMETE CELL DEFECTIVE 1, mitochondrial isoform X2, producing MHNLRHLISRLSSTKKPISLQFEPFQALGSRAFSSTSDGSDNLGWGTASSWSSRLTKDHFDGTITPQAGTGDADQSIQLMDIENVSDAVKKWNADDKKFKEFTDGWEDRLLETSVLLKQVLEPGARGSYLKDSEKAEMYRLHKENPEVYTVEKLAKDYRIMRQRVEAILWLKKDEEELEKKNALPLDDSVEMLLDNCPEFLNAHDREFHVASLPYKPEFKVMPEGWDGTTKDLDEYHYEISKKEDDMLYEEFVQRFNFNKMKGFSSVHEVISTTNEMNLYHPPYFHSMPSCFGFRIKPLHLR from the exons ATGCATAATCTTCGCCACCTGATATCCCGTCTTTCATCCACAAAGAAACCTATATCCCTTCAATTCGAGCCATTTCAAGCTTTGGGTTCACGCGCTTTTTCCTCAACATCAGATGGTTCCGATAATCTAGGCTGGGGCACTGCTTCCTCGTGGTCCAGTCGCTTGACCAAGGACCATTTCGACGGAACCATAACTCCCCAAGCTGGTACTGGAGATGCCGATCAATCCATACAGCTTATGGATATTGAAAATGTATCTGATGCGGTGAAAAAATGGAATGCCGACGACAAGAAGTTCAAGGAGTTCACTGATGGATGGGAAGATCGACTGCTTGAAACAAGTGTTTTGTTGAAACAAGTGCTTGAACCTGGTGCTAGAGGGTCTTATCTTAAAGACTCTGAAAAGGCTGAAATGTATCGTTTGCATAAAGAGAACCCTGAGGTTTATACTGTTGAGAAATTGGCCAAGGATTATAGGATTATGAGACAGAGAGTGGAAGCTATTCTTTGGCTtaagaaagatgaagaagaattGGAGAAAAAAAATGCTCTTCCTCTTGATGACTCTGTTGAGATGCTTCTTGACAATTGCCCTGA ATTTTTAAATGCCCACGATCGGGAATTTCATGTAGCATCCCTTCCTTACAAACCTGAGTTCAAAGTTATGCCTGAAGGTTGGGATGGCACCACCAAGGATCTGGATGAATATCATTATGAGATCTCCAAAAAAGAGGATGACATGCTGTATGAAGAATTTGTTCAGAGGTTTAACTTTAATAAAATGAAG GGATTCTCTTCTGTCCACGAAGTTATCTCGACTACCAATGAAATGAATCTTTACCACCCTCCCTACTTTCATTCTATGCCATCTTGTTTCGGCTTTCGGATTAAGCCCCTTCATCTTCGTTGA
- the LOC105796514 gene encoding actin-related protein 2/3 complex subunit 4 isoform X2 produces the protein MGMNFPCQEVERHNKPEVELKTSPELLLNPVLICRNEAEKCLIETSINSLRISLKVKQADELENILAKKFLRFLSMRAEAFQVLRRKPVQGYDISFLITNYHCEELQKQKLIDFIVQFMEDIDKEISELKMSVSTRGRLVATEFLKQF, from the exons ATGGGAATG AATTTTCCTTGTCAAGAAGTTGAGAGGCACAATAAGCCAGAAGTTGAACTAAA gACAAGCCCAGAACTTCTGCTAAATCCT GTTTTGATATGCCGAAATGAGGCTGAGAAATGCTTAATAGAAACATCTATCAACTCACTACGGATAAGCCTCAag GTAAAACAAGCAGATGAACTGGAAAACATACTAGCTAAAAAGTTCCTTAGATTTTTGTCTATGAGGGCAGAAGCATTTCAAGTTTTGAGAAGAAAACCAGTACAG GGTTATGATATCAGTTTCCTTATCACAAACTACCACTGTGAAGAGCTGCAGAAACAGAAGCTCATTGATTTTATTGTGCAATTCATGGAG GATATCGATAAAGAGATAAGCGAATTGAAAATGTCGGTGAGTACGCGAGGGAGGTTGGTGGCTACGGAGTTTTTAAAGCAATTCTAA